The Lycium barbarum isolate Lr01 chromosome 12, ASM1917538v2, whole genome shotgun sequence genome includes a region encoding these proteins:
- the LOC132621287 gene encoding kxDL motif-containing protein LO9-177 → MEETEKESIKSASEEISKQFKTLINSQDLESLKQLQNLILGRLQDSNAVLSHFNEYSEHCFAEVSADFSRNTRLLKSMKSDLDYIFQKLRSMKAKIISTYPDALPDNTTIQALDQRPDLEMPQ, encoded by the exons ATGGAGGAAACAGAGAAAGAATCCATCAAATCTGCATCAGAAGAGATTTCCAAACAATTTAAAACCCTAATCAATTCTCAGGACTTGGAATCTTTGAAGCAATTACAAAACCTCAT ATTGGGACGGTTGCAGGACAGCAATGCAGTTCTTTCACACTTCAATGAATATTCAGAACATTGTTTCGCTGAGGTCTCGGCAGATTTCTCTAGAAATACACGTCTCTTAAAATCTATGAAGTCGGACCTTGATTACATATTTCAGAAGTTGAG GAGCATGAAGGCAAAAATCATATCAACGTACCCAGATGCTCTTCCAGATAATACAACAATTCAGGCACTTGATCAAAGGCCTGATCTTGAAATGCCACAATAA
- the LOC132621283 gene encoding homeobox-leucine zipper protein ATHB-14 isoform X3: MNRLLMEENDRLQKQVSHLVYDNGYMRQQLHTQVSNTTTDTCCESVVVSGQQQQQNPMPQHPQRDANNPAGLLAIAEETLAEFLSKATGTAVDWVQMIGMKPGPESIGIVAVSRNCNGVAARACGLVSLEPMKVAEILKDRPSWYRDCRCLDILSVIPTGKGGTIELIYLQTYAHTTLASARDFWTLRYTTSLEDGSLVICERSLTSTTGGPTGPPATSYVRAKMLPSGYLIRPCEGGGSIIHIVDHIDLDVGSVPEVLRPLYESSKILAQKMTMAAFRYIRQIAQETNGEIQYAGGRQPAVLRAFSQRLCRGFNNAVSGFIDDGWTIMGSDGVEDVTIAVNSSPSKFLDAQYNTLSILPTFGGVLCARASMLLQDVCPALLVRFLREHRSEWADYGVDAYSAASLKASPYAVPCARPGVFPSSQVILPLAQTVEHEEFLEVVRLEGHAFSPEDIALSRDMYLLQLCSGVEENSTGACAQLVFAHIDESFGDDAPLLPSGFSVIPLEPKSDSPSAARTLDLASTLEARTGGTRPAGEVEGSNYNHRSVLTIAFQFAFENHYRENVAAMARQYVRSIVGSVQRVAMAIAPSRLCSQLTPKSLPGSPEAVTLARWICRSYKVHTGGDLLQLDSQAAGDAVLKQLWHHTDSIMCCSVKMNDSAVFSFANQAGLDMLETTLIALQDIMLDKILDEAGRKVLLSEFSKIMQQGFAYLPAGLCVSSMGRPVSYEQVVAWKVLNDDGSNHCLAFMFINWSFV, from the exons CTAGCGATAGCTGAAGAGACCCTGGCAGAGTTCCTCAGTAAGGCTACTGGAACTGCTGTCGACTGGGTGCAGATGATTGGGATGAAG CCTGGTCCGGAATCTATTGGCATCGTCGCTGTTTCCCGTAACTGTAATGGTGTTGCAGCACGAGCCTGCGGCCTTGTGAGTCTAGAGCCCATGAAG GTTGCTGAGATCCTTAAAGATCGTCCTTCTTGGTATCGCGATTGCCGTTGCCTTGATATACTGAGTGTAATACCCACAGGAAAGGGAGGGACTATAGAGCTCATATACTTGCAG ACTTATGCACATACTACGTTGGCATCAGCTCGTGACTTTTGGACATTGAGATACACTACAAGTTTAGAAGATGGAAGTCTTGTG ATATGTGAAAGATCTTTGACGTCTACCACTGGAGGCCCAACTGGGCCTCCTGCAACTAGTTATGTTAGAGCGAAAATGCTACCAAGTGGTTACCTAATACGGCCTTGTGAGGGTGGGGGCTCAATCATCCACATTGTTGACCATATTGATCTTGAT GTTGGCAGTGTTCCCGAAGTCCTCAGGCCACTTTATGAATCGTCCAAGATCCTTGCTCAGAAAATGACAATGGCT GCCTTCCGATACATAAGGCAGATAGCACAAGAAACCAATGGAGAAATCCAATATGCTGGAGGTCGGCAACCTGCCGTTTTGAGGGCATTTAGTCAGAGATTATGCAG GGGATTCAATAATGCGGTTAGTGGATTTATTGATGATGGTTGGACAATTATGGGTAGTGATGGTGTCGAGGATGTAACGATTGCTGTAAACTCATCACCAAGTAAATTCCTTGATGCTCAATACAACACCTTGTCAATTCTCCCTACTTTTGGAGGAGTCCTGTGTGCAAGAGCATCAATGCTTCTTCAG GATGTTTGCCCTGCTTTGCTTGTTCGTTTCCTTAGGGAGCACCGTTCGGAGTGGGCTGACTATGGAGTTGATGCTTACTCTGCCGCATCTCTTAAAGCCAGTCCCTATGCTGTCCCTTGTGCCAGGCCTGGTGTCTTCCCCAGTAGCCAGGTCATTTTACCACTTGCTCAGACTGTCGAGCACGAGGAG TTTCTTGAGGTTGTTCGGCTAGAGGGTCATGCTTTCTCTCCAGAGGACATAGCTTTATCACGGGATATGTATTTGTTACAG CTGTGCAGTGGAGTTGAAGAGAATTCCACAGGTGCCTGTGCTCAGCTTGTTTTTGCACATATTGATGAATCTTTTGGTGATGATGCTCCATTGCTTCCATCTGGTTTCTCTGTCATTCCACTGGAGCCGAAATCA GATTCTCCCAGTGCAGCTCGGACTTTGGATTTAGCTTCAACTCTTGAAGCTAGAACTGGTGGGACACGACCAGCTGGTGAAGTTGAAGGAAGCAATTACAATCATCGTTCGGTCTTGACAATTGCATTCCAGTTTGCTTTTGAGAATCATTATCGAGAAAATGTAGCTGCTATGGCTCGCCAATATGTGCGAAGCATTGTAGGCTCTGTTCAGAGAGTTGCTATGGCTATTGCACCCTCTCGACTCTGCTCTCAGTTGACACCTAAATCCCTCCCTGGTTCACCAGAAGCTGTCACTTTGGCGAGATGGATTTGCAGGAGCTATAA GGTTCATACCGGTGGAGACTTGCTACAGTTGGATTCTCAAGCTGCTGGCGATGCTGTACTGAAACAACTATGGCACCATACTGATTCAATAATGTGCTGCTCTGTCAAAATGAAT GATTCTGCAGTTTTTTCATTCGCAAACCAGGCAGGTCTTGACATGCTTGAAACCACTCTAATAGCTCTTCAGGATATAATGCTTGATAAGATCCTAGATGAAGCTGGTCGAAAGGTCCTCCTTTCAGAGTTCTCCAAGATTATGCAGCAG GGCTTTGCCTACCTGCCGGCAGGGTTGTGTGTATCGAGCATGGGGAGGCCGGTGTCGTATGAGCAAGTTGTTGCATGGAAGGTCCTTAATGACGACGGCTCCAATCACTGCCTGGCTTTCATGTTTATAAACTGGTCTTTCGTTTAA